The genomic segment ACCCCCGCCCGCTGGACCTGGCCGCCGCAACCTTCCGGTCGCTCGGCCAGCGGACGAAGGGACGAAGCGAACAACAGCCGCTTCCCGTGGTAGGACTCAAAGACGGTACGGCGTAGACCCCCGCCGCTGTCAACCCACCCGGGCCTGTCGTGTGTTGCGACACGGCGTGTCGCGTCGGCGCGTCTCGATTTCCGCGCCCTGTTCGCGGCGTGCGTCAGGCGCCGAGGTGGTGCCGCAGCATCGCCGCCGCCGCACCCGGATGGTCGGCGGCGAGCAGCCCCGCGGCGGCCAGCACGTAGTCCACGTCGACGACCGGCCGGGCCGCCCGCGGCAACGCCCACCCGCCGGCGTGGTCGGTGAGCACCGCGTCGAGCACCGCCGCCGCGTCGCCCGGGTCGGCGTGCCGCAGCACCCCGCCGGAACCGACGAGCAGCTTCACCTCCCGCAGGTCCCGCCCGGCCCGCTCCCCCGTCGCCGCACCCCGGGCGTGCCGCCGCAACGCCACCGTCGCGGCCAGCGCCGCGATGCGCCGGTCCGCGGCCCGGTCGGCGTCACCGGCGGGCAGGAAGCCCGGGTCGGCGGCCCGCACCGCCGCCGCGGCCGTCAGCTGCGCCTCCCCGGCCGGGTCGAGCAGCCGCTCCTCGGCCGCGGCGCGCACCACACCGGGCGCGCTCCACCGCATGCCCAGGTCCCCTTCGACGGTGCGGGCCCGCCACAGCGTCCCCGCGACCTCCTGACTGGGGCCGCTGTCCCGCTCGTCGGGCGTGAGCACCGAGTACACGTCGGTGGTGGCCCCACCGACGTCCACCACTGCCAGGTCACCGCCGAGCGTGCCGGCGAGGACCTCCACGCCGGTGAGCACCGCGTCCGGGGTGGCGGCGCGGACCAGCCGCGCGAACCGGGTACCCCGGGACAGCTTCTTGCCGCCGATGACGTGCCGCAGGAACACCTCGCGGATCGCCGCCCGCGCCGACGCCGGCTCCAGCACCCCGATGCGGGGCAGCACGTTGTCCGCCACCGTCACCGGCACCCCCGCACCAGCCAGCAGCGCGTGCAGCTCGTCGCGCACGTCGGCGTTGCCGGCGAGGACCACCGGCACCCGGAACCGGGCCTTCGCCAGCCGCGTCGCGTTGTGCGTCACCGTGTCGGCGTCCCCGCCGTCGGTGCCACCCACGAGCAGCACCACGTCCGGGCGGGCCGCCCGCAACGCCGCCACGTCCGCCCCGGCGAGCCGCCCGGCAGCCACGTGCACCACGTTCGCGCCCGCCGACAGACCGACCCGCCGGCCCGCCTGAGCGGTCACGAGCGGCTCGTAACCCACCACCGCGAGGCGCAGCCCACCCCCGGCCGACGAACACACGTACCAGGGCACCTCAGCGACCCCGGCCGACGCGGTGGCCGCGCCGACCGCGGCGTCCAGGCCGTGCAGCACATCCGTGCCCACGGTGGTGGGCGCCGAAGCCGCCGCGACCAGCCGGCCGCCGTCGAGGTCCACCACCGCGGCCTTGGTGTACGTCGACCCGACGTCCGCGCAGACGACGACGCTCACGGCCGTTGTGGCACGACCACCGTGCCGGTCGCGGTGACCGCCACGATCGGCTCGTCGAGCACCTCGGCGGCCGACTCGCCCTTGTCCGGGCGGCCCCGGCACACCACCGTCGCGGCGAAGTCGACGGTGCGGCTGCGGGTGCCCACCCGGGTCACCGTCGCCGTCACCTCCAGCACGTCACCGGCCTTCATCGGCGCCCGGAACTGCACGTCGGAGTACGAGGCGAACAACCCCTCGTCGCCGTCGGTGCGGATGCACACCTCGGTCGCCACGTCACCGAACAACCCCAGCGCGTACGCCCCGTCGACCAGGTTGCCCGCGTAGTGGGCGTGGGAGTACGGCACGTACCGGCGGTGGGTGACTGTCAGACCGACACGCGGATCGCTCATCAGGTGTTCGCCTTCCTGGAGGTGATCAAAGCGTGGACGAGGTAACTGGCGACCTCACCCGGGGTGGTGCCACGGCCGAAGATCCGATCCACGCCCAGCTCGCCGGTCATCGTCTCGTCGAACCGCGGCCCGCCGACGATCAGCAGCGGCCGGCGCCCGGCCGGCATCGCCTCCCGGAACGCCGCCGACATCTCCCGCGTGTTGTGCAGGTGCGCGTCGCGCTGCGTCACGACCTGCGACACCAGCACCGCGTCGGCGCGCTCCCGCCGGGCCGCCTCGACCAGCTCCGGCACGCTCACCTGCGCGCCCAGGTTCGTGACCTTCAGCTCCCGGTAGTACTCCAGGCCCTTCTCGCCGGCGATGCCCTTGACGTTGAGGATCGCGTCGATGCCGACGGTGTGCGCGTCGGTGCCGATGCAGGCGCCCACCACCGACAGCTTGCGGCGCAACTGCCGCTTCACCACCGCGTTGACCTCCTTGGCCGACAGCAGCGGATAGTCACGCTCCACCACCTGCACCTTCGCCAGGTCCACCAGGTGGTTCACCCGCCCGTACACCACGAAGAACGTGAACCCGTCACCGATCGGTTTGGCGTGCACCAGCATCGCCGGGTCCATGCCCATCTTGTTTGCCAGCTGCACCGCCGCGCCCTCGGCCCGCTTGTCGTGCGGCACCGGCAACGTGAACGACACCTGCACCATGCCGTCACCGGTGGTGTCCCCGTACGGCCGCACAATCGTCTTCTCGCTCACGGGGTCTGCTCCAGGATCTCGGTGGCCGGGTTGTAGTAGTCCGCCTCGTGCCGCGCCACCCCGGACAGGCCCTTCCCGCGGTCCGCCGGCCGCTTCATGATTCCGAACGTGCCCTCGGCGATCGCCGTCAGCAACGACTGGTCCCCGATGCGCTCCAGCAGGTCCACCGCCTCACCGAGCACCCGGTGCGCCCGCGCCTGGATGAACCCGCCCGGCGCCGGCACGAAGTCCTCGTGCAGGCCGCCCGCCGCGCCCAGCACGTACCGCACGTTCTGCAGGGCGATGTCCCGGTCCGACAACCACGGCGTCACCACCGCCTCGGTCATCATCCCCACCAGCAGAATCCCCTGCCCGGTCATCGTGCCCACCAGGTTGAAGAACCCGTCCAGCAGGTTGCCCCGGAACACGTCGCCGGTCATGTGCTTCGTCGGCGGCATCCACTTCAACGGCGCGTCAGGGAACAACTCCCGCGCCAGCAGCGCGTGCGCCAGCTCCAACCGGAACGACTCCGGCACATCCGGGTTGATCTCGAACGCGTGCCCCAGCCCCAGCTGCCAGTCCGCCAGCCCCGCCTCGTGCGCGAAGAACTCGTTCAGCAACTGCGACACCGTCACCGTGTGCGCCTCGTCCACCGCGTCAGCGGTGGTCAGGTAGTTGTCCTCACCGGTGTTGATGATGATCCCCGCCCGCGCGTGCACCTGCCGCGAGAACCGCTGGTCCACGAACGTGCGGATCGGGTTGATGTCGCGGAACAGAATCCCGTACATCGAGTCGTTGAGCATCATGTCCAGACGCTCCAGCCCGGCCAGCGTCGCCATCTCCGGCATGCACAGACCCGACGCGTAGTTCGTCAGCCGTACGTACCGGCCCAGCTCCCGCGACGTCTCGTCCAGCGCCGCCCGCATCAGCCGGAAGTTCTCCTGCGTCGCGTACGTCCCGGCGAACCCCTCCCGGGTCGCCCCCTCCGGCACGTAGTCCAGCAGCGACTGCCCCGTCGACCGGATCACCGCGATCACGTCCGCGCCGGCCCGCGCCGCCGCCTGCGCCTGCGGAATGTCCTCGTAGATGTCACCCGTCGCCACGATCAGGTAGATCCACGGCCGCCGCGCCGGATCCCCGAACCGCTTCACCAGGCGGTCCCGCTCCGCGCGCCGCCGATCGATGCTGCGGATCCCCGCCGCGACCGCCTTGCGCGACGCCCGCCGCGCCGCCGTAGCCGCCTTCCCCGACGGCTGCGCGAACCGCACCGACCCGGCCGCCGCCTTCTGCGCCAGCAACGTCACATCCGTGATGCCCTCACGGGCCAGCGCGTCGAACACCGGCGCCGCCACCCCGTGCCCCAGCCCCACGTCCGCGACCACCGCGTCCACGAGGCGGTTCACCCACGGGATGCCGTCCGGGTCCGCGCCGGTCACCCCGGCCAGCCGCAGCACCGCCCGCTCCACCGACACCGTGGTGTGGCTGCGCGCCAGATCCACCACCGGTTGCCCGGCCCGGCGCGCCAACTCCCGCGCCCGCGCCACCAGCGCCGGATCCAGCCCAAGCTTCCCTGTCACGAAGACCCTTCCTCATAGATCACGTCACCGCGCAACACAGTGGCCCGGCACACCGGCAGCGGCGTCGGATCGTCCGCGCCCCGCAACTCCGGATCCTCGGCCAGCACCACCGGCAGCCCCCGCTCCACGCCCGCCGGGGTGTCCCACACCGCGAACGTCGCCGGCGCCCCCAACGCCAGCACACCCTCGTTGTCCAGGTGCACCGCCCGCCACCCGCCGCGCGTGTGCGCCGCGAACGCCGCCCGCACACTCATCCGCTGCGCCGGGTTGTGATGCGCCGCCGCCGCCCGCACCGACCCCCACGGATCCAGCGGCGTCACCGGCGAATCCGACCCGAACGCCAACGCCACACCGACACCGTGCATCGCACCCATCGGATTCGACTCCAACGACCGCGCCAACCCCAGCCGCGACTCGTACATCCGGCCCGCGCCGCCCCACAACCTGTCGAACGCCGGCTGCATCGACGCCACGATCCCGTACTCCACGAACCCGGCGATCAGCGCCTTGCTCATGATCTCCGCGTGCTCCACCCGGTGCCGGGCCGCCCGCAACCGGTCCACGCCCACCGACCGGGCCGCCAGCGCGAACCCCTGAAGCACCGTCCCGATCGCCGCGTCCCCGATCGCGTGGAACCCGCCCTGCAACCCGTGCGCCGCACAGTCCAGCAGATGATCACGGACCTGCTCCGCCGACACGTAGCCGTGCCCGCACGCCCCCGCCTCGCCGTCCAGGTACGCCGCCGACACGTGCGCCGTCCGCGACCCCAGCGCCCCGTCGGCGAACAGGTCACCACCCGCGCCCACCGCACCCAGCTCCCGGGCCTTCGCCGCACCCAGCAGCTCACCCCAGTACCCGTACACCTCCGGCACACCGGCCCCCGAGATCGCCAGCAGCCCGGTGAAGTCCTCCTCGTCGGAGATGTCCGGACCACCGCACTCGTGCACCGCCGCGATACCCAGCGACGCCGCGTGCTCCAGGGCCCGCCGCTGCGCCGCCACCCGCTGCGCCCGCGTCACCGAGGCGAACGCCGCCGCCCGCACCACATGATGCGCGTCGCGCCGCAGCCACCCCGACGCCTCGTACCCGGCCGCCGACGCCACCTCCGGGCACGCCGCCAGCAACGCTGCCGACACCAGCGCCGAATGGATCGACGCCTGCGACAGATACACCCGCCGCCCACCGGCCGCCCGGTCCAGCGCCGCGGCGTCCGGCAACGTCGCGTCCGCCCAGCCCGACTCGTCCCAGCCGTGCCCCAGCACCACCGCGTCACCCGGCAGGCCCGCCGCGAACGCCGACACCGCCTCCAGCAGCCCACCCGCCGACCGCACCGCCGACAGATCCAGCCCCGACAACGCCAACCCGGTGTCGGTCGCGTGCACGTGCGCGTCCACGAACGCCGGCGTCACCAGCGCACCGCCCAGCTCCACCACCCGGTCCGCCCGCGGCGCCTCCGCGTCCGTGCCCAACCAGGCGATCCGCCCGTCCCGCACCAGCAGCGCCGTCGCGCTCGGGTCGGCCGGGCAGTGCAGCACTCCGCCGCGATACAGCGTCGAGGGGTTCGTCATGGTCTCAGTCTGCCGTCAGACGCGCCTCGAACAGGCCGCACACCCCCGGCTCGGCCCGCAACAGATCCAGCGCCAGCGCCGCGTGTCCCGGCACGTACCCGTTGCCCACCAGCATCGTCACGTCCGCCGCCAGGCCCTCCGCGCCCAGCGCCGCCGCCGCGAAGCTCGTCGCCATCGAGAAGAAGATCACCGTACCGCCGTCCGCCGTGGCCAGCACCGCGCCGTGCTCACACCCCGGCACGTCCACGCACACCACTGTCACGTCCGCCGGCACACCCAGCGCCGTCGTCACCGCCGTCGACAGCCCCACCGGATCCCGCGCGTCGGCCAGCGCCACCACGTCGGCCAGCCCGGCCGCCGTCAGCGCGTCCCGCTCCGCGTCCACCGGAACCACCCCGACGGTACGGGCGGCGCCCGCCCGCCGTGCCGCCGCCAGCGACAACGACCCGCTCTTGCCGGCCCCGCCGATCACCGCCACCGACACCGGACGCGGATCACCCTCCCGCGAGCGCCGCGCCACCTGCTCGGCCACCACCCGCGCCGTAAGCGCCGGCGCCCCGCACACGTCCAGCACCGCCAGGGACAGCTCGGGGTGCAGGTCCGGCGGCAGCACCGCCGCGATCGACCGGGCGAACAGAATCGCGTACCCGTCGCACGGCACCTGCTCGCTGCGCCCGTCCCAGCGGGCCAGCCCGTCGGTGATCGTCAGCGGCGTCAACGTCAGCGACACGAGCGTCGCCACCCGGTCACCGGGCTTCAGCCCCAGCGGCGAGCGGCGGCCCGCCTCCTCGACGGTGCCGATCAGCATCCCGCCGGAACCGGTCACCGGGTTCTGCATCTTCCCCCGGGCCGACACGATCTCCAGCACCTCGGCGCGGACCTTCTCCCCGTCGCCGCCGTGCTTCTCCGCCAGCTGCCGGAAACTCGCCGCGTCCAGGTTGAGCCGCTCGACCCGGATCCGCACCTCGTTCGCCGCGATGCGCGGGTCGGGGTCCAGCCGCCAGGCCGCCTGCGGGAGCACTCCCACCGGTTCCACGACTCGGTGCAGACCCACCGGTGACGTCACGCCGACCCCCTATGTCCAGCCGCCCGAACCCCCGGTCAGGGCTCGCGTCGCGGGAAAACTTCCGGCAGACTAATTTCTTCACCGCAGATTTTCCAGTAGCCTACGCATCCGTTGATCAACCCGCACGCAGACGAGGAGGGGCCGTGACCCAGACCCAACCGGTGGAGACCATCCCGACGCCCCGCCACGCGCCGGCCGCCGTCCCGGCCGCCGGACAGCCCTACGAATACCGCCGCGCACCCCTCGTCGAACCCGACTGGACCCGCTTCCCCGGCTGGCGCCACGTCACCCGCGACCAGTGGGAGAGCGCCCAGTGGCAACGGGTCAACTGCGTCAAGAACATCAAGCAGCTGCGCACCGTCCTCGGCGACACCGTCGACGAGACCTTCTACGCCGACCTGGAAGCCGACCAGAAGGCCCTGGCCACCATGTCCATGCTGGTGCCGCCGCAGATGCTCAACACGATGGTGCCGCATCAGCCGATGAGCACCGAGGCGCTGCTCGCCGACCCGATCCGCCGCTACATGATCCCGGTCGCCTCCGACCGCCGCACCGACTGGCCGTCGCACCCGTACGCCAGCCGCGACAGCCTGCACGAGCACGACATGTGGGTCGCCGAGGGTCTCACCCACCGCTACCCCACCAAGGTCCTCGCCGAACTGCTCTCCACCTGCCCGCAGTACTGCGGCCACTGCACCCGCATGGACCTCGTCGGCAACTCCACCCCCGCCGTCGACAAGCTCAAGCTCACCCTCAAGCCGGTCGACCGCTACGACGCCCACATCACCTACCTCAAGGCCCACCCGGGCGTCCGTGATGTTGTCGTCTCCGGCGGCGACGTCGCCAACGTGCCGTGGCGCAACCTCGAGTCGTACCTGATGCGCCTGCTGGAGATCGAGACGATCCGCGACATCCGGCTCGCCACCAAGGCGCTCATGGGCCTGCCCCAGCACTGGCTCCAGCCCGACGTGGTCGAGGGCCTCGAACGCGTCGCCCGCACCGCCGCCCGCCGCGGCGTCAACCTGGCCATCCACACCCACGTCAACCACGCCCAGTCGCTGACCCCGCTGGTCGCCAAGGCCGCCCAGACCGCGCTCGACGTCGGCGTCCGCGACGTGCGCAACCAGGGCGTGCTCATGCGCGGCGTCAACGCCACCAGCGCCGACCTGCTGGACCTGTGCTTCGCGCTCCAGGGCGAGGCGGGCATCCTGCCGTACTACTTCTACATGTGCGACATGATCCCCAACGCCGAGCACTGGCGCGTCCCGGTCTGGCACGCCCAGCAGCTCCAGCACGACATCATGGGCTACCTGCCCGGCTACGCCACCCCGCGGATCGTCTGCGACGTGCCGTTCGTCGGCAAGCGCTGGGTGCACATGCTCACCGACTACGACCGTGAGCGCGGCATCTCGTACTGGACGAAGAACTACCGCACCTCGATCGAGTCGGCCGACCTGGAGGCGCTGAACAAGCGCTACGCCTACTACGACCCGATCGACACGTTGCCCGAGGCCGGCCAGGCCTGGTGGCTCGCGCACCGCGACGACTGACCCCCGGACACCCGACGGCGGGCCACCTCTGCGATGAGGTGGCCCGCCGTTCGCGTACTCACTTGTTGAAGGCGTCCTTGACGTCGCGGCCCGCCTGCTTGGCGTGCTCCCCGGCCTGCCGGGCGCGCGCCGTGCTCTGCTCGGAGGCGCCCTCGGCCCGCAACCGCTCGTTGTCGGTCACGTCGCCGATCCGCTCCTTGGCCATGCCGCTCATCTCCTGGGCCTTGTTCTTCGCCTTGTCGGTGAAGCTCATGTCGCCCTCCCTCATCCGGCTACGCCTTGCCCTTGTCGCGTCCCCGGTGACTGTCGGGTCAAACGCTGTTGACCGGCGCACATCGCGTAAGACGTCCTAGGACAATAGGTTGAAGGCGTGACGCCCGGCCGACGCCGCCAGGCCGTGGTTGACTGGGCCGGTGAACGAGATCCTGCTGATCCGGCACGGCGAGACCAGCTGGAGCGCCGCGCACCGACACACCTCGTACACCGATCTGGACCTGACCCCCGACGGCGAGCGGCAGGCCCGCGCGCTGGCCCCTCTGCTCGCCGGCCGGCGCTTCGCCCGGGTGCTGTCCAGCCCCCGGCAGCGCGCCACCCGCACCGCGGCCCTGGCCGGGCTCACCGTCGACGCGATCGAGCCCGACCTGGCCGAATGGCACTACGGCGAGTACGAGGGACGCACCAGCGCCGACATCCAGACCGAGCGGCCCGGCTGGTCGATCTGGGCCGACGGCGGCCCCGGCGGTGAGTCACCGGAACAGGTGGGCGCCCGCCTGGACGCCGTCCTGGAGCGGGTCGCGCCGCTGCTGGACGACGGCGACGTCGCGCTCGTCGGGCACGGGCACAGCCTGCGGGTGCTCGGGGCACGCTGGATCGGGTTGCCGCCCTCGGCCGGCGGGCTGCTGCGGCTGGACACCGCCACGCTCAGCGTCCTCGGTCACGAGCACGGCCGGCGGGTGATCAGGCGGTGGAACCTGCCGGCTCCGCCGACGGGCGGGGACGACCCCGGCCGGTCAGCTCGCCACTGATCTTCGGCGGCCGGTTCTCGTACGGCGTGGACAGCACCACGGTGGTGCGCGTGGTGACGTTCGCGGAGGTGCGGATCTCCTGCAGCACCCGTTCCAGGTCGGCCGGACCGGCCACCCGCACCAGCAGGAGGTAGAAGTCCTCCCCCGCCACCGAGTAGCACGAGTCGATCTCGGGCAGGTGCGCCAGCCGTTCCGGCGCGTCGTCCGGCTGCGACGGGTCGAACGGCCGGATCGCCACGAACGCGGTCAGCGGCAGGTCCAGCGCCTCGAACGACACCCGCGCGGCGTACCCCTTGATCACCCCGCGCTGCTCCAGCCGGCGGACCCGCTGGTGCACGGCCGACACCGACAGGCCCACCCGCTCGGCCAGGTCCGTGTACGACAGCCGACCGTCCCCGGTCAGCGCGGCGACGATGGCACGGTCGATCTCCTCCACGCGCTGCACCCTAGCCGGAAAAGCGCTCCCACGCCGCACCCGGCCCGCCAGGGTGACGCTCAGCGCGCCGTCCGGTCGCGCACCGCGTCCGCGGCGTAGTTCAGCACCTCCGCCATGTCCTCCTCGTCCAGGAACGGCAGGTCGGTGAGGATGTCGGTGACGGACATGCCCTCGGCCATCATGGCCAGCAGGGTGGCCACGGGGATGCGCGACTGCCGGACGCAGGGCGCACCCCCCATGACGTCGGGGTCGGCGGTGATCCGGGGGAAGGTCACCGCGACAGGCTAGCCCTTGGCCAGCGCGCGCGAGATGACCAGCCGCTGGATCTGGTTGGTGCCCTCCACGATCTGCAGCACCTTGGCCTCGCGCATGTACCGCTCGACCGGGTGGTCGGCGACGTACCCGGCGCCGCCGAGCACCTGCACCGCGTCGGTGGTCACCCGCATCGCCATGTCCGTGGCGAACAGCTTCGCCTTCGCCGCCTCGATCGAGTACGGGCGGCCGGCGTCGCGCAGCCGCGCGGCCGCGAGCGTGAGCGCCCGGGCGGCGGAGATCTGGGTGGCGGCGTCGGCGAGGTTGAACCCGAGCCCCTGGAAGTCGACGATCGCGCGGCCGAACTGGCGGCGCTCCCGGGCGTAGCGGACGGCGTAGTCGAGCGCGCCCTGGGCCAGGCCCACCGCGCAGGCGGCGATGCCCAGCCGGCCCGAGTCGAGCGCGGACATGGCGATGGTGAACCCGGCGCCCTCGCCGCCGATCAGCCGCTCCGCCGGCACCCGGGCGTCGTCGAAGGCGATCTGCGCGATCGGCGAGGCGTGCAGGCCCATGGTGCGCTCGGCGGCCTGCGGGTTGATGCCCGGCGTGGCCCGGTCGGCGAGCAGGCAGGAGATGCCCTTCGGGCCGGGGCCGCCGGTGCGGCAGAAGATGTTGTAGAAGTCGGCGACCCGGGCGTGCGTGATCCACGCCTTGGTGCCGGTGACCACGTACGCGTCGCCGTCGCGCACCGCCCGTGTGGTCAGGGCCGCCGCGTCCGAACCACCCTGCGGCTCGGAGAGGCAGTACGCCCCGAGCAGTTCCCCGCCGATCATGTCGGGCAGGAGTTTGCGCTGCTCGTCGGTGCCGAACTGGGCCACCGGGTAGCAGGACAGCGTGTGCACGCTGACCGCCTCGGCCACGGCCAGCCACCGGCTGGCGAGGATCTCCAGCACCTGCAGGTACACCTCGTACGGCTGGGCGGCGCCGCCGTGTTCCTCGGCGTACGGCAGGCCGAGCAGCCCGGCGCGGCCCAGGGTGCGCAGCACCTCCCGGGGGAACTCGGCGCGGGCCTCGAAACCGGCGGCGGCCGGGGCCAGCTCCCGGTCGGCGAGTTCGGTGGCGAGGTCCAGCAGGTCGTGGGCCTCGTCGGTGGGGAGGATCCGGTCGACGTTCATAGCGCGGTGAGCTCCGTGGGGGTGGTGGTGAGCCGTTGCGGGCGTCCGGGGTACGGACCCTCTCAGCTTAACGGTCGTTTGGGCGCGCGCGGGAACACCTCCGCACACGCCCTGTGGTCACCCCTTGACCGCACCGTCAGAATGGTGCGTGCTCGGCCGCATCGATCGGAGGGTACCGATGGCATACGCCGCCGGTGTCGGGGACCG from the Micromonospora sp. WMMA1947 genome contains:
- a CDS encoding glutamate mutase L, which translates into the protein MSVVVCADVGSTYTKAAVVDLDGGRLVAAASAPTTVGTDVLHGLDAAVGAATASAGVAEVPWYVCSSAGGGLRLAVVGYEPLVTAQAGRRVGLSAGANVVHVAAGRLAGADVAALRAARPDVVLLVGGTDGGDADTVTHNATRLAKARFRVPVVLAGNADVRDELHALLAGAGVPVTVADNVLPRIGVLEPASARAAIREVFLRHVIGGKKLSRGTRFARLVRAATPDAVLTGVEVLAGTLGGDLAVVDVGGATTDVYSVLTPDERDSGPSQEVAGTLWRARTVEGDLGMRWSAPGVVRAAAEERLLDPAGEAQLTAAAAVRAADPGFLPAGDADRAADRRIAALAATVALRRHARGAATGERAGRDLREVKLLVGSGGVLRHADPGDAAAVLDAVLTDHAGGWALPRAARPVVDVDYVLAAAGLLAADHPGAAAAMLRHHLGA
- a CDS encoding hotdog domain-containing protein, whose amino-acid sequence is MSDPRVGLTVTHRRYVPYSHAHYAGNLVDGAYALGLFGDVATEVCIRTDGDEGLFASYSDVQFRAPMKAGDVLEVTATVTRVGTRSRTVDFAATVVCRGRPDKGESAAEVLDEPIVAVTATGTVVVPQRP
- a CDS encoding OAM dimerization domain-containing protein is translated as MSEKTIVRPYGDTTGDGMVQVSFTLPVPHDKRAEGAAVQLANKMGMDPAMLVHAKPIGDGFTFFVVYGRVNHLVDLAKVQVVERDYPLLSAKEVNAVVKRQLRRKLSVVGACIGTDAHTVGIDAILNVKGIAGEKGLEYYRELKVTNLGAQVSVPELVEAARRERADAVLVSQVVTQRDAHLHNTREMSAAFREAMPAGRRPLLIVGGPRFDETMTGELGVDRIFGRGTTPGEVASYLVHALITSRKANT
- a CDS encoding lysine 5,6-aminomutase subunit alpha: MTGKLGLDPALVARARELARRAGQPVVDLARSHTTVSVERAVLRLAGVTGADPDGIPWVNRLVDAVVADVGLGHGVAAPVFDALAREGITDVTLLAQKAAAGSVRFAQPSGKAATAARRASRKAVAAGIRSIDRRRAERDRLVKRFGDPARRPWIYLIVATGDIYEDIPQAQAAARAGADVIAVIRSTGQSLLDYVPEGATREGFAGTYATQENFRLMRAALDETSRELGRYVRLTNYASGLCMPEMATLAGLERLDMMLNDSMYGILFRDINPIRTFVDQRFSRQVHARAGIIINTGEDNYLTTADAVDEAHTVTVSQLLNEFFAHEAGLADWQLGLGHAFEINPDVPESFRLELAHALLARELFPDAPLKWMPPTKHMTGDVFRGNLLDGFFNLVGTMTGQGILLVGMMTEAVVTPWLSDRDIALQNVRYVLGAAGGLHEDFVPAPGGFIQARAHRVLGEAVDLLERIGDQSLLTAIAEGTFGIMKRPADRGKGLSGVARHEADYYNPATEILEQTP
- a CDS encoding amidohydrolase family protein yields the protein MTNPSTLYRGGVLHCPADPSATALLVRDGRIAWLGTDAEAPRADRVVELGGALVTPAFVDAHVHATDTGLALSGLDLSAVRSAGGLLEAVSAFAAGLPGDAVVLGHGWDESGWADATLPDAAALDRAAGGRRVYLSQASIHSALVSAALLAACPEVASAAGYEASGWLRRDAHHVVRAAAFASVTRAQRVAAQRRALEHAASLGIAAVHECGGPDISDEEDFTGLLAISGAGVPEVYGYWGELLGAAKARELGAVGAGGDLFADGALGSRTAHVSAAYLDGEAGACGHGYVSAEQVRDHLLDCAAHGLQGGFHAIGDAAIGTVLQGFALAARSVGVDRLRAARHRVEHAEIMSKALIAGFVEYGIVASMQPAFDRLWGGAGRMYESRLGLARSLESNPMGAMHGVGVALAFGSDSPVTPLDPWGSVRAAAAHHNPAQRMSVRAAFAAHTRGGWRAVHLDNEGVLALGAPATFAVWDTPAGVERGLPVVLAEDPELRGADDPTPLPVCRATVLRGDVIYEEGSS
- a CDS encoding zinc-binding alcohol dehydrogenase; protein product: MTSPVGLHRVVEPVGVLPQAAWRLDPDPRIAANEVRIRVERLNLDAASFRQLAEKHGGDGEKVRAEVLEIVSARGKMQNPVTGSGGMLIGTVEEAGRRSPLGLKPGDRVATLVSLTLTPLTITDGLARWDGRSEQVPCDGYAILFARSIAAVLPPDLHPELSLAVLDVCGAPALTARVVAEQVARRSREGDPRPVSVAVIGGAGKSGSLSLAAARRAGAARTVGVVPVDAERDALTAAGLADVVALADARDPVGLSTAVTTALGVPADVTVVCVDVPGCEHGAVLATADGGTVIFFSMATSFAAAALGAEGLAADVTMLVGNGYVPGHAALALDLLRAEPGVCGLFEARLTAD
- a CDS encoding lysine 2,3-aminomutase, with the translated sequence MTQTQPVETIPTPRHAPAAVPAAGQPYEYRRAPLVEPDWTRFPGWRHVTRDQWESAQWQRVNCVKNIKQLRTVLGDTVDETFYADLEADQKALATMSMLVPPQMLNTMVPHQPMSTEALLADPIRRYMIPVASDRRTDWPSHPYASRDSLHEHDMWVAEGLTHRYPTKVLAELLSTCPQYCGHCTRMDLVGNSTPAVDKLKLTLKPVDRYDAHITYLKAHPGVRDVVVSGGDVANVPWRNLESYLMRLLEIETIRDIRLATKALMGLPQHWLQPDVVEGLERVARTAARRGVNLAIHTHVNHAQSLTPLVAKAAQTALDVGVRDVRNQGVLMRGVNATSADLLDLCFALQGEAGILPYYFYMCDMIPNAEHWRVPVWHAQQLQHDIMGYLPGYATPRIVCDVPFVGKRWVHMLTDYDRERGISYWTKNYRTSIESADLEALNKRYAYYDPIDTLPEAGQAWWLAHRDD
- a CDS encoding CsbD family protein encodes the protein MSFTDKAKNKAQEMSGMAKERIGDVTDNERLRAEGASEQSTARARQAGEHAKQAGRDVKDAFNK
- a CDS encoding histidine phosphatase family protein; amino-acid sequence: MNEILLIRHGETSWSAAHRHTSYTDLDLTPDGERQARALAPLLAGRRFARVLSSPRQRATRTAALAGLTVDAIEPDLAEWHYGEYEGRTSADIQTERPGWSIWADGGPGGESPEQVGARLDAVLERVAPLLDDGDVALVGHGHSLRVLGARWIGLPPSAGGLLRLDTATLSVLGHEHGRRVIRRWNLPAPPTGGDDPGRSARH
- a CDS encoding Lrp/AsnC family transcriptional regulator, producing MEEIDRAIVAALTGDGRLSYTDLAERVGLSVSAVHQRVRRLEQRGVIKGYAARVSFEALDLPLTAFVAIRPFDPSQPDDAPERLAHLPEIDSCYSVAGEDFYLLLVRVAGPADLERVLQEIRTSANVTTRTTVVLSTPYENRPPKISGELTGRGRPRPSAEPAGSTA
- a CDS encoding DUF433 domain-containing protein, giving the protein MTFPRITADPDVMGGAPCVRQSRIPVATLLAMMAEGMSVTDILTDLPFLDEEDMAEVLNYAADAVRDRTAR
- a CDS encoding acyl-CoA dehydrogenase family protein, with translation MNVDRILPTDEAHDLLDLATELADRELAPAAAGFEARAEFPREVLRTLGRAGLLGLPYAEEHGGAAQPYEVYLQVLEILASRWLAVAEAVSVHTLSCYPVAQFGTDEQRKLLPDMIGGELLGAYCLSEPQGGSDAAALTTRAVRDGDAYVVTGTKAWITHARVADFYNIFCRTGGPGPKGISCLLADRATPGINPQAAERTMGLHASPIAQIAFDDARVPAERLIGGEGAGFTIAMSALDSGRLGIAACAVGLAQGALDYAVRYARERRQFGRAIVDFQGLGFNLADAATQISAARALTLAAARLRDAGRPYSIEAAKAKLFATDMAMRVTTDAVQVLGGAGYVADHPVERYMREAKVLQIVEGTNQIQRLVISRALAKG